In a genomic window of Thermoproteus tenax Kra 1:
- a CDS encoding DUF373 family protein — protein sequence MRVLVLYVDRDGDIKQEGITTPVIGRDNVLRLGIQYILRRPDDSDANAVFAAVKIYDGLVERLGKENVEVAVVCGSPDERMANLTVLEELNQVLASFDADAVYFVSDGPSDEAAIMAVQTRRPVISVERVVVKQSRSVEETVSLIRYYLTKAVKEPEYRKYTVGVPSFLLFLYALSILINLSIINYILGLGVLFILFLMVLYGFGIYDFLKDVLRRYEVTFTVSVLSLFIVIIYFVLALSTVIGIRLPSNLSVQFNQLIPSLLLVVPIASYSVESFLRNGLIKRGVVVLGAFVFSFFYFIIPQLLDMVAGHLDVLDLLQSTLAFSIAVIVSIIAAVALSRALPSIVK from the coding sequence GTGAGAGTACTCGTATTATACGTCGACCGCGATGGGGACATAAAACAGGAGGGCATTACAACGCCTGTTATAGGCAGAGACAACGTATTGAGGTTGGGAATACAGTATATACTCAGACGGCCTGATGACTCGGACGCAAATGCGGTGTTCGCTGCAGTGAAAATATACGACGGACTTGTTGAGAGATTGGGCAAAGAGAACGTGGAAGTGGCAGTGGTCTGCGGGTCGCCCGACGAGAGAATGGCGAATTTAACGGTATTGGAGGAGCTGAACCAAGTTCTTGCGTCTTTCGATGCAGACGCAGTGTATTTCGTCTCGGACGGTCCGTCGGATGAGGCTGCCATAATGGCGGTTCAGACTAGGAGGCCCGTGATCTCTGTGGAGAGAGTCGTGGTCAAACAGTCGCGGTCGGTTGAGGAGACCGTCTCATTGATAAGGTATTATTTGACCAAAGCCGTGAAGGAGCCCGAGTACAGGAAATATACGGTGGGAGTCCCCTCATTTCTATTATTCCTCTACGCTTTATCAATATTAATAAATTTAAGTATAATAAACTATATATTAGGTTTAGGAGTCTTATTCATTTTATTTTTAATGGTATTATATGGATTTGGTATATATGATTTCTTGAAAGATGTATTGAGGAGATATGAAGTCACTTTCACGGTCTCCGTGTTGAGCCTCTTCATAGTTATCATATACTTTGTATTGGCTCTCTCGACGGTCATAGGCATTAGGTTGCCCTCAAACCTCTCAGTCCAGTTCAACCAACTGATACCGTCACTATTGCTCGTAGTACCTATAGCAAGCTATTCGGTAGAGAGCTTCTTGAGAAATGGGCTAATAAAGAGAGGCGTCGTTGTGTTGGGGGCGTTTGTGTTCTCGTTCTTCTACTTTATAATCCCACAGCTGTTGGACATGGTAGCTGGACATCTTGACGTCTTGGATCTGCTTCAGAGTACTCTGGCGTTCTCCATAGCGGTCATAGTGAGCATTATAGCCGCCGTAGCCCTCTCGCGTGCTCTGCCATCTATCGTTAAATAA
- a CDS encoding AAA family ATPase codes for MAAVGIAGLPGSGKTLITSLFVKRGFKSLTMGDVIRKYAETRGITPDEAAVLIRLERGMRAVVSSLGITRGHDKVVIDGLRSLEEAEALEEMFGRFYLVYVVASRRTRLKRLQARGRSDDPASLAEFAMREYRELKFGVASLLSRADFIIVNEDKSIEELESEIDAIVRTL; via the coding sequence ATGGCAGCTGTAGGGATAGCGGGTCTGCCGGGAAGCGGCAAGACGCTCATTACGTCCCTCTTCGTAAAACGTGGATTTAAGTCTCTCACGATGGGCGACGTCATTAGAAAGTATGCCGAGACCAGAGGAATAACGCCGGATGAGGCTGCGGTCTTGATAAGACTTGAGAGAGGCATGAGGGCCGTCGTATCTAGCTTGGGGATAACGCGGGGACACGACAAAGTAGTAATCGACGGACTCAGAAGCTTGGAGGAGGCTGAGGCCCTCGAAGAGATGTTCGGCAGATTTTATCTCGTCTACGTAGTAGCCTCTCGCAGGACTCGGCTGAAGAGACTACAAGCTCGCGGCAGATCCGACGATCCGGCCTCTCTCGCCGAGTTCGCCATGAGGGAATACAGAGAGCTCAAATTCGGCGTCGCGTCCCTTCTCTCTAGAGCCGACTTCATAATAGTCAACGAGGACAAAAGCATTGAAGAGCTTGAGTCAGAGATTGATGCGATCGTAAGGACGCTATGA
- a CDS encoding RNA-binding domain-containing protein, with the protein MRVEAIVEVRPTEDRDKVKRALLNVFEPETLELKKEGEAELLIGRASSYKSLLKLKEAIWRQGIQDAARSVLSRSIVGEGRLVFHLNKQAAYVGVVSFATEPSESPLGPIVFIVETSDVRRFLDWIAPRTYKGRVYYEGPPPD; encoded by the coding sequence ATGAGGGTGGAGGCCATAGTTGAAGTCAGACCCACCGAGGATCGCGATAAGGTGAAGAGGGCTCTGCTCAATGTTTTCGAGCCCGAGACGCTCGAGCTAAAAAAGGAGGGCGAGGCCGAGCTCCTCATAGGGAGAGCATCGAGCTATAAGTCGTTGTTGAAGTTGAAGGAGGCCATATGGAGACAGGGAATACAAGATGCGGCGCGCTCCGTATTGTCTCGCTCAATAGTCGGCGAGGGTCGGCTTGTCTTTCACTTGAACAAACAAGCGGCGTATGTGGGAGTTGTATCCTTTGCGACAGAGCCCAGCGAATCGCCATTGGGACCTATCGTCTTCATCGTCGAGACGTCTGACGTCAGACGCTTCCTGGATTGGATAGCGCCCAGAACATATAAAGGCCGCGTATACTACGAGGGGCCTCCCCCCGACTGA
- a CDS encoding TGS domain-containing protein — translation MPANLPAEAKAKWLKVMEAKTPEEKIRAMEEFLSAVPKHKGTEKLIKFVRRRMAELRREVEERKAKERGARGSGGHYVKKDGDIQLVVVGPPNGGKSSLLRCLTSVRLEPDAIPFSTVEPVPAMFVEDNVYIQLVKAPSLVLDDFSSDLNSITFALARNADGLILLLRGDANPGATLSAMVKLFDEAGISVYRPKTLVRVERRSMGGVQVVGKLRNTTLDDVKRLLSDYGIHHAVVYVDGEATLDDVENAIFSEHLFKPSIALISGDGDGVERELESLGIPHMRVNLPACDIDRRRLLELILGTLRMIRVFTKQIHSDWYTPKPLVVKENTTVGDIAKMIHSSLYEQFKYAVVWRRDEFPKWPKRVGLEYRLKDNDVVEIHAR, via the coding sequence GTGCCCGCCAATCTGCCGGCTGAGGCCAAGGCTAAGTGGCTGAAAGTGATGGAGGCTAAGACGCCCGAAGAGAAAATAAGAGCGATGGAGGAGTTCCTCTCCGCGGTGCCCAAGCATAAAGGCACTGAGAAGCTCATAAAGTTCGTCAGAAGGAGGATGGCGGAGCTGAGGAGGGAGGTCGAGGAGCGCAAGGCGAAGGAGAGAGGCGCGAGGGGATCGGGCGGGCACTACGTCAAAAAGGATGGCGATATACAGTTAGTAGTCGTTGGACCTCCCAACGGCGGCAAGAGCTCGCTACTGAGGTGTCTCACCTCAGTGCGCTTGGAGCCCGACGCGATCCCCTTCAGCACAGTGGAGCCCGTTCCCGCCATGTTTGTGGAGGACAACGTATATATCCAGTTGGTCAAGGCGCCCAGCCTCGTTCTCGACGACTTCTCCAGCGATTTAAACTCTATAACGTTTGCGTTGGCGAGAAACGCAGACGGCCTCATCTTGCTTTTGCGAGGCGATGCAAACCCTGGTGCCACATTGTCTGCGATGGTAAAGCTCTTCGACGAGGCCGGCATTTCGGTGTACAGGCCGAAGACCTTGGTGAGAGTCGAGCGGAGAAGTATGGGGGGAGTCCAAGTGGTCGGGAAACTAAGGAACACTACGTTGGATGACGTCAAGAGGCTTTTGTCCGACTACGGTATACACCACGCCGTAGTCTACGTGGACGGGGAGGCCACGCTGGACGATGTCGAGAACGCCATTTTTTCCGAGCATCTGTTCAAGCCCAGCATTGCCTTAATCTCTGGAGATGGCGACGGAGTAGAGCGAGAGCTCGAAAGCTTGGGCATCCCCCACATGAGGGTCAACCTGCCAGCGTGTGATATTGACAGAAGGAGGCTGTTGGAGCTGATACTGGGGACGCTCAGAATGATCAGAGTTTTCACGAAACAGATACACAGCGACTGGTACACGCCGAAGCCTCTAGTGGTCAAAGAAAACACGACAGTTGGCGATATAGCAAAGATGATACACAGCTCTCTTTACGAGCAGTTTAAGTACGCAGTCGTCTGGCGGCGCGACGAGTTCCCAAAGTGGCCTAAGAGGGTGGGACTCGAATATAGGCTTAAAGATAATGACGTAGTAGAAATTCATGCGAGATGA
- a CDS encoding TRM11 family SAM-dependent methyltransferase, whose amino-acid sequence MLCHLSLNKRYPCLSAQEIKALSESIGCDIIEDGETYVLSCRSCDELGRVALAHPLEVKRMARATLPARGTITMDSLIARALVNIARVGPLKRVLEPFVGTGAIAHEAERLGAYVVGLDIDLRSLRLATKNTSADLIQADARLPPLRRAFDAAVGDAPYGRMSIAEVEIKKLLYTVLEQLSELVRGYVVVALPIYFDVPYVPSCLMYVHGGLYRAIAIVPQSGGGPS is encoded by the coding sequence GTGCTCTGCCATCTATCGTTAAATAAACGGTATCCCTGTCTATCGGCCCAAGAGATAAAGGCGTTGTCCGAGAGTATCGGATGCGACATAATAGAGGATGGGGAGACCTACGTCCTCTCATGTCGCTCGTGCGACGAGTTGGGCAGAGTAGCATTGGCACACCCGCTAGAGGTCAAAAGGATGGCCCGTGCCACGCTCCCAGCCAGAGGCACTATCACGATGGACTCACTGATAGCGCGCGCGTTAGTGAATATAGCTAGAGTCGGGCCGCTCAAGCGCGTATTGGAGCCCTTCGTCGGCACCGGCGCTATAGCGCATGAGGCCGAGAGGCTAGGCGCCTACGTGGTCGGACTTGATATAGACTTGAGGAGCTTGAGGCTGGCTACCAAAAATACCTCCGCCGATCTGATCCAGGCGGACGCCCGGTTGCCGCCGCTGAGGAGGGCCTTCGACGCAGCCGTGGGGGATGCTCCATACGGCCGTATGTCTATCGCTGAAGTTGAGATAAAGAAGCTGTTATACACAGTCTTGGAGCAGCTCTCAGAACTCGTGCGCGGCTACGTTGTTGTGGCGCTCCCCATATATTTCGATGTGCCTTATGTGCCTAGCTGTCTGATGTATGTACACGGAGGACTGTACAGAGCTATCGCGATAGTGCCTCAGTCGGGGGGAGGCCCCTCGTAG
- a CDS encoding HIT family protein has translation MIIKKVDLFTVEPADRPLNSGHVIISSERPIDQLSDKELVELAKLIQELVGKMKRAYNPEGYNIVLWDNRIEMWPRWCGDISFNAFYGLKTTPQTAQMILETYK, from the coding sequence ATGATAATTAAAAAGGTGGACCTTTTTACAGTTGAGCCAGCAGATAGGCCCCTCAACAGCGGACACGTAATCATTTCGTCGGAGAGACCCATAGATCAGTTGTCCGACAAAGAGCTAGTGGAGCTTGCCAAGCTGATCCAAGAGTTGGTCGGGAAGATGAAGAGAGCATACAACCCGGAGGGGTACAACATCGTTCTGTGGGACAACAGAATTGAGATGTGGCCTAGATGGTGCGGCGACATAAGCTTCAACGCCTTCTATGGCCTTAAGACGACTCCTCAGACGGCACAAATGATCCTTGAAACATATAAATGA
- a CDS encoding helix-turn-helix domain-containing protein, whose translation MENKLLNATLNIVRQHGDSLFLDVSRPYAYTMLIDYDRRKILLKVVTDADDMPTSALRDIKLLSEFLSIPVLGIVAMARGEVLEEGVVYKRDNVNFISLATLARAFRGELPVFVQIKGRRYAFVDGQRLREAREREGLSLGAVSEMLSVSRETVYRYEREELNLSEAAARALARRFGPDVLKRIDIFSSIKADPIDKASRAIDAKTYRLELSHPNGIAYEDRPLFILKDEDKREKTEELAGHLGVEVVRG comes from the coding sequence GTGGAGAATAAGTTGCTTAATGCTACTCTCAATATAGTGAGGCAACACGGAGATAGTCTCTTCCTTGACGTCTCGAGACCCTACGCTTACACTATGTTGATCGACTACGACAGAAGGAAAATATTGCTGAAAGTTGTCACTGACGCAGACGATATGCCTACGAGCGCGTTGCGCGATATAAAGCTTCTCTCGGAGTTCTTAAGCATACCGGTACTGGGCATTGTGGCTATGGCGAGGGGGGAGGTCTTGGAAGAGGGCGTTGTGTACAAGAGGGATAATGTCAATTTCATATCGCTGGCCACGCTAGCGAGGGCCTTCAGAGGGGAGCTACCGGTTTTTGTACAAATAAAGGGGAGGAGGTACGCATTTGTTGACGGACAGAGGCTCAGAGAGGCTCGCGAGAGGGAGGGGCTCAGCCTCGGAGCCGTATCCGAGATGCTGTCGGTCAGCAGAGAGACCGTGTATAGGTATGAAAGAGAGGAACTGAATCTATCAGAGGCGGCGGCCAGAGCGTTAGCCAGACGGTTCGGGCCCGATGTGCTGAAGAGGATCGATATATTCTCCTCTATCAAGGCGGACCCCATAGATAAGGCAAGTAGAGCCATAGACGCCAAGACCTACCGGCTTGAGCTGTCGCATCCCAACGGCATAGCGTATGAGGACAGGCCCCTCTTTATCCTAAAGGACGAGGACAAACGTGAAAAGACAGAGGAGCTGGCGGGCCATCTAGGCGTCGAAGTCGTAAGAGGGTGA
- a CDS encoding ribosomal protein L13e: MGIATEEPPKPLVKEPMRIAKGGVVRWREARGFSIGEIKKVGLTVEEARLLGIYVDERRKSVHEINVKNLSEWLSKIAKGEVAPPEPRMPTSVSIKPKRGRAFRGLTSAGRRARGLVSVKYKETHARKWKKKARERAQKKRHEATKGLGNLQRIQRILRKR; encoded by the coding sequence ATGGGCATCGCCACTGAGGAGCCGCCGAAGCCTTTAGTCAAAGAGCCGATGAGGATAGCGAAGGGAGGCGTTGTCAGATGGAGGGAGGCCAGAGGCTTCTCGATCGGAGAGATAAAAAAGGTCGGCTTGACTGTCGAGGAGGCAAGGCTTTTGGGGATCTACGTCGATGAACGCAGGAAGTCAGTACACGAGATAAACGTGAAGAACCTAAGCGAGTGGTTGAGCAAGATAGCTAAAGGGGAGGTCGCTCCACCGGAGCCCAGGATGCCCACATCTGTATCAATAAAGCCCAAGAGAGGCCGCGCCTTCAGAGGCCTTACCTCGGCTGGGAGAAGAGCCAGAGGCTTGGTATCGGTTAAATATAAGGAGACGCATGCCCGCAAGTGGAAGAAGAAGGCCAGAGAGAGAGCCCAGAAGAAGCGCCACGAGGCCACGAAGGGCTTAGGCAATCTGCAGAGGATACAGAGGATTCTCCGAAAAAGGTAG
- a CDS encoding helix-turn-helix domain-containing protein, which translates to MTQPYKDVAMYIAGDIIMSESPGEAIKRWRLVFGLTQTALAVRLNTSPSVISDYESGRRKFPGARFVKRLVQALIEADLERGGPIVNLLMRQILREKYWTAVIDMRDFTSPVPMSEFLDAIDAEILVEPSSIDIYGYTLVDSIKLVLDVPSNEYLRLYGTTSQRAAIFTKVSTGRSPVIAVKAMSAVVNLKPAVLVLHGVKEVDSLAIEICKREYIPLAVTNLELEALIENLRRFK; encoded by the coding sequence ATGACTCAGCCCTATAAAGATGTGGCAATGTATATAGCTGGGGATATAATAATGTCAGAAAGCCCGGGGGAGGCCATAAAGAGGTGGAGACTCGTCTTCGGGCTTACTCAGACCGCATTGGCTGTCCGCCTAAACACATCCCCCAGTGTGATAAGCGACTACGAGTCCGGCAGGAGGAAGTTCCCAGGCGCGCGCTTCGTCAAAAGGCTTGTCCAAGCGCTTATTGAGGCTGACCTAGAGCGAGGAGGGCCTATCGTGAACTTGCTCATGAGGCAGATCTTGAGAGAGAAATATTGGACTGCCGTGATAGATATGAGGGACTTCACTTCACCCGTCCCTATGAGCGAGTTTTTAGACGCCATAGACGCCGAGATTTTGGTCGAGCCTTCCTCTATCGATATATACGGCTACACCTTAGTTGACAGCATAAAGCTGGTTCTCGATGTCCCCTCCAATGAGTACCTCAGGCTATACGGCACTACCTCGCAAAGGGCCGCTATATTCACCAAAGTGTCTACAGGCAGATCGCCCGTGATAGCAGTCAAGGCTATGTCGGCCGTAGTCAACCTCAAGCCGGCCGTATTGGTTCTCCACGGCGTCAAGGAAGTCGACAGCTTGGCCATAGAGATATGCAAAAGGGAGTATATCCCCCTCGCGGTCACAAACCTCGAGTTGGAGGCGTTAATAGAAAACCTCAGGAGATTCAAATAG
- a CDS encoding coiled-coil protein produces MINRDEVLNKIRELSSSIDKLESQIASITTEIDNKKNQLSEIRRSLADVRSQIDNARAKLMKIREELNKLRARRQEIIDSIRRSKSQILELNAEMQKYREKLEAYRRALAAINEYVGGRPIDKDKMKMLIEKLEYYFETTPTDPEWERQFIKTISEIEEELNLADSLEKLRSHIQDIKNRIDEIRKKKEELRSQISSLVAALSSIKEEIVKLKAERESTYKQLVDLKNKREQLKQARDELKKNIVELAAKRKELRGHIFQLREELNKYTILLKAADLSDKYKASLEAKNNARESLRAKADEIYNKLLRGERLTHDEIKILIEAGYLSEE; encoded by the coding sequence GTGATCAATAGAGACGAGGTGCTCAATAAGATACGCGAGTTGAGTTCGTCTATTGATAAATTGGAGAGCCAGATAGCATCAATAACGACTGAGATAGACAACAAGAAGAACCAGCTGTCGGAGATCAGGCGGAGCTTAGCAGATGTAAGATCGCAGATAGACAACGCTAGGGCCAAACTGATGAAGATCAGAGAGGAGCTGAATAAATTAAGAGCGAGGCGCCAAGAAATCATCGACTCTATTCGTAGATCCAAATCGCAGATACTGGAGCTGAACGCCGAGATGCAGAAGTACAGAGAGAAGCTCGAGGCCTACAGAAGGGCCTTGGCCGCCATAAATGAGTATGTGGGCGGCCGGCCAATAGATAAAGACAAGATGAAGATGTTGATAGAGAAACTTGAGTACTACTTTGAGACAACGCCCACGGACCCAGAGTGGGAGCGCCAGTTTATCAAGACGATATCGGAGATAGAGGAGGAGCTTAATCTAGCGGACTCTCTGGAGAAGTTGAGGTCGCACATTCAGGATATAAAGAACAGAATAGATGAAATAAGGAAGAAAAAAGAGGAGCTGAGGAGCCAGATATCAAGCCTCGTCGCGGCTCTTAGCTCCATTAAGGAGGAGATCGTAAAGCTTAAGGCCGAAAGAGAGAGCACGTATAAACAACTGGTGGATCTCAAGAACAAGCGGGAGCAGCTCAAACAGGCTAGGGACGAGCTGAAGAAGAACATTGTAGAGCTCGCTGCCAAGAGGAAGGAGCTGAGAGGCCATATCTTCCAGCTGAGGGAAGAGCTCAACAAGTATACCATATTGTTAAAGGCAGCTGACCTCTCAGACAAATACAAGGCCTCGCTCGAGGCCAAAAACAACGCCAGAGAGAGCTTGAGGGCGAAGGCCGATGAGATATACAATAAGCTCCTCAGAGGCGAACGTCTAACTCACGACGAGATAAAGATCTTGATAGAGGCCGGGTACCTCTCCGAAGAGTAG
- a CDS encoding replication factor C small subunit, protein MTDLFWFEKYRPKSFAEIVDLEEIKARLAEFIKAGNMPHLLFYGPPGTGKTTTALVLARELYGERWRENTLELNASDERGINVIRERVKEFARTAPAGGAPFKLVVLDEADNMTSDAQQALRRIMEMYAATTRFVLLANYVSGIIEPIQSRCAVFRFSPLPKDAVVARLRYIAEQEGLKVTQDALEAIFDFTQGDMRRAITALQIASSTTREIDEEAIARALGYVSPSILRRLIAEAISGDFSKAISQIYGIVADGGVGELELIRQIHREVLRLDVPEHLKPDLAYEVERAHYAVLRGANGLVQIYGILARVRRIINSIKK, encoded by the coding sequence ATGACGGATCTCTTCTGGTTCGAGAAGTACCGCCCCAAGTCCTTCGCCGAGATAGTGGACTTGGAGGAGATAAAGGCCAGGCTGGCGGAGTTCATAAAGGCCGGCAACATGCCCCACCTCCTCTTCTACGGCCCGCCCGGCACGGGCAAGACTACGACCGCCCTGGTGCTCGCGAGGGAGCTCTACGGGGAGCGCTGGCGCGAGAACACGCTGGAGCTCAACGCGTCCGACGAGAGGGGGATAAACGTGATAAGGGAGAGGGTCAAGGAGTTCGCCAGAACTGCGCCGGCCGGCGGAGCCCCCTTCAAGCTGGTCGTATTGGACGAGGCGGACAACATGACCTCCGACGCGCAGCAGGCGCTCAGGAGGATAATGGAGATGTACGCGGCGACCACCAGGTTCGTTCTGTTGGCTAACTACGTGTCGGGCATTATCGAGCCCATACAATCGCGTTGTGCAGTCTTCCGCTTCTCGCCCTTGCCCAAGGATGCGGTAGTGGCTAGGCTGAGGTATATAGCGGAGCAAGAAGGTCTGAAGGTGACTCAAGATGCCTTGGAGGCAATATTCGACTTCACACAGGGCGATATGAGGAGGGCAATAACGGCGTTGCAGATAGCCAGCTCCACAACCAGGGAGATAGACGAGGAGGCCATCGCAAGGGCGCTCGGCTATGTCAGTCCATCGATCCTACGTCGGCTCATCGCCGAGGCCATCAGCGGCGACTTCAGTAAAGCTATATCTCAGATATACGGCATAGTGGCCGACGGAGGAGTAGGCGAACTAGAGCTGATAAGGCAGATCCACAGAGAGGTTCTAAGGCTCGATGTACCCGAGCACTTGAAGCCCGATCTAGCATATGAGGTCGAGAGAGCCCATTATGCCGTTCTGCGGGGCGCCAATGGCCTTGTACAAATTTATGGAATTCTTGCTAGAGTTAGAAGAATAATAAATTCTATAAAGAAATAA
- a CDS encoding tRNA (guanine(26)-N(2))-dimethyltransferase, whose product MSLVLLREGRAEFWAPDPAKYNDPARAPVFYNRYMARNRTISTLVLSAFSELKGGPLVVCEPLSATGIRGIRYALETKAVERLILNDISSQAVDLIKKNLELNGLSAEVYNEDANILLRRLGRQCDVVDLDPFGSPAPFMESAFQAIRDGGMLCATATDTAVLVGNYKDKALRRYGVRLFKTPFYVEVGLRALLGYIARVAAANDFAIEPLIAYWERHYFRVCVAVREGAREASDVLRRGLAYIVYLGGIRRVARRETAHSLGPLWVGPLGEPDLVARLPRPQEDRSAVELLNTLTAEYTTVSPWYYLSQEFGDLKMEVRELIDLLLSNGVYATPTHMAPYGFKADAPYGELYLILSRDIGRWQL is encoded by the coding sequence GTGAGCCTGGTTCTCCTCAGAGAGGGGAGGGCTGAGTTCTGGGCACCTGATCCGGCCAAGTACAACGATCCGGCAAGAGCCCCCGTCTTCTATAACAGATACATGGCGAGGAACCGCACAATATCTACGTTGGTGCTTTCAGCGTTCTCGGAACTCAAGGGGGGTCCGCTGGTCGTGTGTGAGCCTCTAAGCGCCACTGGGATCAGAGGGATTAGATATGCCTTGGAGACAAAAGCTGTGGAACGGCTAATCTTAAATGATATATCGAGCCAAGCGGTCGATCTGATAAAAAAGAACCTAGAGTTAAACGGGCTCTCGGCCGAGGTCTACAACGAGGATGCAAATATACTTCTGAGGAGGCTTGGGAGACAGTGCGATGTCGTCGATCTAGATCCATTCGGCTCGCCGGCGCCTTTTATGGAGTCCGCCTTTCAGGCCATCAGAGATGGAGGAATGTTGTGCGCCACCGCCACAGATACGGCGGTGCTCGTAGGAAACTATAAAGATAAGGCTCTGAGGCGCTATGGCGTCAGGCTATTTAAGACGCCATTCTACGTAGAGGTGGGTCTCAGAGCCTTGTTGGGGTATATAGCGAGAGTGGCGGCGGCCAACGACTTCGCTATAGAGCCGTTGATTGCCTACTGGGAGAGACACTACTTTAGAGTATGCGTAGCCGTAAGAGAGGGGGCGAGGGAGGCGTCAGATGTACTGAGGAGGGGTCTGGCGTACATCGTTTACCTCGGCGGAATAAGACGCGTCGCGAGGCGTGAGACGGCGCACTCCCTGGGCCCACTGTGGGTGGGCCCACTGGGCGAGCCAGATCTGGTGGCTAGGCTGCCGAGGCCGCAAGAGGATCGGTCCGCCGTAGAGCTGTTGAACACTCTAACGGCTGAGTATACCACAGTGAGCCCCTGGTATTACCTGTCGCAGGAATTCGGCGATCTAAAGATGGAGGTTCGGGAGCTAATAGATCTATTGTTGAGCAACGGGGTGTATGCAACGCCGACCCACATGGCGCCCTACGGCTTCAAGGCCGATGCGCCCTACGGTGAATTGTATTTAATACTATCGCGGGACATCGGACGATGGCAGCTGTAG
- a CDS encoding transcription initiation factor IIB, translating into MSAQGTNQGVPPKLRIAKSSDGYLSLITETGEPYVCPVCGNDKFVYNYERGEIVCVVCGTVISENLVDLGPEWRAFTNEEKGQRARTGAPITRLVSEALTTVIDWRDRDVSGKELDLKRKLEVIRLRKWQTRARVQTSYERNFVQAAQELERLKSSMGVPRPCVEQALEIYRQALEKELVRGRSVEAMAAAALYMACRMLKTPRPLDELIRYTKASRREVARCYRLLLRELNVRVPISDPVLYISRVAEQLKLTGDVVKTAIDIINRAKKAGLTAGKDPAGLAAAAVYIASLLHGDNRTQKDFAVAAGVTEVTVRNRYKELAKALDIKIPVK; encoded by the coding sequence ATGTCGGCTCAGGGCACTAACCAGGGGGTTCCTCCGAAGCTCCGTATCGCTAAAAGTAGCGATGGCTATTTAAGCTTAATCACAGAGACAGGAGAGCCGTATGTATGTCCTGTCTGCGGAAACGACAAGTTCGTATACAATTACGAGCGAGGCGAGATAGTTTGCGTCGTCTGCGGCACAGTAATATCGGAGAATTTAGTCGACCTAGGCCCCGAGTGGAGAGCCTTTACAAACGAGGAGAAGGGTCAGAGGGCCCGCACGGGCGCTCCCATAACGAGGTTAGTCTCGGAGGCTCTAACCACTGTGATCGATTGGAGGGACAGAGACGTCTCTGGCAAGGAGCTAGACCTTAAGAGGAAGTTGGAGGTGATCAGATTGAGGAAGTGGCAAACGCGCGCCAGAGTACAGACCAGCTACGAGCGCAACTTCGTACAAGCTGCCCAAGAGTTGGAGAGGCTCAAGAGCTCCATGGGAGTGCCGAGGCCGTGTGTGGAACAAGCCCTAGAGATCTACAGACAAGCGTTGGAGAAAGAGCTAGTGAGAGGGCGCTCTGTGGAGGCGATGGCCGCCGCGGCGCTGTATATGGCTTGCAGGATGTTGAAGACCCCAAGGCCTCTGGATGAATTGATAAGGTACACTAAGGCGTCTAGGCGCGAGGTCGCGAGATGTTATAGATTGCTCCTAAGGGAGTTAAACGTAAGGGTTCCTATAAGCGACCCCGTGTTGTATATATCCAGAGTCGCTGAACAGCTGAAGCTTACAGGCGACGTCGTCAAGACCGCGATAGATATAATAAATAGGGCCAAGAAGGCGGGTTTGACGGCCGGAAAGGACCCGGCAGGCTTAGCCGCCGCGGCTGTCTATATAGCGTCCTTGCTACACGGCGACAATAGGACACAGAAGGACTTTGCAGTGGCCGCAGGCGTCACCGAGGTCACAGTGAGGAACAGATACAAGGAGTTGGCCAAGGCGCTCGATATAAAGATCCCAGTTAAATGA